Proteins from a genomic interval of Diceros bicornis minor isolate mBicDic1 chromosome 34, mDicBic1.mat.cur, whole genome shotgun sequence:
- the ACP7 gene encoding acid phosphatase type 7 — translation MRPLRPCSSCCCLLLFFSLGIQGAPEVPSAAPEQVHLSYPGEPGSMTVTWTTWVPTRSEVQFGMQPLGPLPLRAQGTVSTFVDGGILRRKFYIHRVTLRRLLPGVQYVYRCGSAQGWSRRFRFRALKNGPHWSPRLAVFGDLGADNPKALPRLRRDTQQDMYDAVLHVGDFAYNMDQNNARVGDRFMRLIEPVAASLPYMTCPGNHEERYNFSNYKARFSMPGNTEGLWYSWDLGPAHIISFSTEVYFFLHYGRHLVERQFHWLERDLQEANRNRVARPWIITMGHRPMYCSNADLDDCTWHESKVRKGLHGKFYGLEDLFYKYGVDLQLWAHEHSYERLWPIYDYQVFNGSQEMPYTNPRGPVHIITGSAGCEERLTPFTLFPRPWSALRVKEYGYTRLHILNGTHVHIQQVSDDQDGKIVDDIWVVRPLLGRMMYL, via the exons GGGAGCCGGGCTCCATGACTGTAACCTGGACCACATGGGTCCCAACCCGCTCTGAAGTGCAGTTCGGGATGCAGCCCTTGGGACCCCTGCCCCTCCGGGCCCAGGGCACCGTCAGCACCTTCGTGGACGGGGGCATTCTCCGGAGGAAGTTCTACATACACAGGGTCACGCTGCGGCGGCTGCTGCCGGGGGTCCAGTATG TTTACCGCTGTGGCAGTGCTCAGGGCTGGAGCCGTCGGTTCCGCTTCAGGGCCCTAAAGAATGGACCGCACTGGAGCCCCCGTCTGGCTGTGTTTGGGGACCTGGGGGCTGACAACCCGAAGGCCCTGCCCCGGCTGCGCAGGGACACCCAGCAGGACATGTACGATGCTGTTCTCCATGTAG gagACTTTGCCTACAACATGGATCAGAACAACGCTCGCGTCGGGGACAGGTTCATGCGGCTCATCGAACCTGTGGCCGCCAGCCTGCCATACATGACGTGCCCTGGGAACCACGAAGAACGCTA CAACTTCTCTAACTATAAGGCCCGCTTCAGCATGCCGGGGAACACAGAAGGCCTGTGGTACAG CTGGGATCTGGGCCCGGCGCACATCATCTCCTTCTCCACCGAGGTCTATTTCTTCCTCCATTACGGCCGCCACCTGGTAGAGAGACAGTTTCACTGGCTGGAAAGGGACCTCCAG GAAGCCAACAGGAACCGTGTAGCCCGGCCGTGGATCATTACCATGGGTCACCGGCCCATGTACTGTTCCAATGCTGACCTGGATGACTGCACGTGGCATGAGAGCAAG GTCCGCAAAGGCCTCCATGGCAAGTTCTACGGGCTGGAGGATCTTTTCTACAAATATG gggttGACCTGCAGCTGTGGGCTCATGAGCACTCGTACGAAAGGCTGTGGCCAATTTACGACTACCAg GTGTTTAATGGCAGCCAAGAGATGCCCTACACCAACCCTCGAGGCCCTGTCCACATCATCACAGGATCCGCC GGCTGTGAGGAGCGGCTGACCCCCTTCACCCTCTTCCCCCGGCCCTGGAGCGCCCTACGTGTGAAGGAGTATGGATACACGCGGCTACACATCCTCAATGGAACCCACGTCCACATCCAGCAGGTGTCTGACGACCAG GATGGGAAGATTGTGGATGACATCTGGGTGGTGAGACCCCTGTTGGGCCGGATGATGTACCTCTAG